One Spirochaetota bacterium DNA window includes the following coding sequences:
- a CDS encoding MaoC/PaaZ C-terminal domain-containing protein: MPLNEKVIGKKYISDPIKISQHESIYYALAYNEDNDAYFDNRRPGGIIAPPMYAVFYGAGPTAQIIFDAEIGMNMMFVVHYSQYFEWLKPVKPGDEVTSEGTITHITVKEKGSILGWETVTKNQHGDVVVKARWEFFDRSAGSGKPDAKGEEETVPSQYVFEDTMKVKNGQTYIYAEPSGDHNPIHVDDEFAKKVGLPGIILQGLCTMAFAHKMAVDHLTPDRNPLKVRELFVRFARPVLPGQTLTFKGYTIEKLADKTRYGIVALNNDGKDVLRNAWCSVAQ; the protein is encoded by the coding sequence ATGCCGCTTAATGAAAAAGTCATTGGTAAAAAATATATATCTGACCCTATAAAAATTTCGCAGCATGAAAGTATTTATTATGCCCTTGCCTATAATGAAGACAATGATGCTTATTTTGATAATCGAAGACCTGGTGGGATTATTGCGCCGCCTATGTATGCGGTATTTTACGGGGCTGGTCCTACTGCTCAGATAATCTTTGATGCAGAGATTGGCATGAACATGATGTTTGTGGTACATTACAGCCAGTATTTTGAATGGCTGAAGCCTGTTAAACCGGGGGATGAAGTTACCTCAGAAGGAACTATCACTCATATTACCGTTAAAGAAAAAGGAAGTATTTTGGGCTGGGAGACAGTTACTAAAAATCAGCATGGTGATGTTGTAGTGAAAGCACGATGGGAGTTTTTTGACAGGAGTGCAGGTTCGGGAAAACCAGATGCAAAAGGTGAAGAGGAAACTGTTCCATCACAGTATGTGTTTGAAGACACTATGAAAGTAAAAAATGGGCAGACATATATATATGCTGAACCATCAGGTGACCATAACCCCATCCATGTTGATGATGAGTTTGCAAAAAAAGTGGGATTGCCCGGTATCATTTTACAGGGGCTTTGCACCATGGCATTTGCTCATAAGATGGCAGTGGACCATCTAACACCTGATCGTAATCCCTTGAAGGTGCGGGAATTATTTGTTAGGTTTGCACGGCCGGTATTGCCGGGGCAAACGCTTACATTTAAAGGATATACCATAGAAAAGCTTGCAGATAAAACCAGATATGGAATAGTTGCGTTAAATAATGATGGCAAGGATGTGCTGCGCAATGCGTGGTGCTCCGTTGCCCAATAA
- a CDS encoding PP2C family protein-serine/threonine phosphatase encodes MKTKDLKQQYYIDQSYKTLTISRITSPVVAIVIALFLYQDIWILHFDFTLWYRLLPILLCSIYFILSVTLLKKYIHYVIPLYTIILTSGIIMMLGIAYHIFINPLHPDIYISNVSTGIQTVFIVTFLISSGALRYMPLLLIVPLSLFIFIIAIKTQLTTNEWTTLSNPIATAFFLSLLAFITEQRNFKDFILNNKLEANEEMLSRYKFTMEKELTFASHLHRFIMPQNSPTPKISLYYRPYYSLGGDFYDFISLDKTKNRIGIFLSDVTGHGISSAFITALLKHYLIVGKKYYFKPDKLLYYLNEYLTDNIGANFVTALYCIIDFDKRELLYSNAAHYPPIIVNNDGTVSELSKTGKPFPIGIFKKRDLIKKGRSYAVSTKKLKKGSKIVLYTDGIIELYNPITKTNIDSSTLFEILKKHHKLTGNELICKIEEFLNSHITSEFINDDICIIVIEI; translated from the coding sequence ATGAAAACAAAAGATTTAAAACAACAATATTACATTGATCAAAGTTATAAAACATTAACAATAAGCAGAATTACATCCCCGGTGGTTGCTATTGTAATTGCGTTGTTTCTGTATCAGGATATATGGATTTTACATTTTGATTTCACCCTGTGGTACAGGCTACTTCCCATACTACTGTGTAGTATATATTTTATTCTATCAGTAACACTACTTAAAAAATATATCCACTATGTTATTCCCCTGTATACAATTATTCTTACATCAGGTATAATTATGATGCTGGGAATAGCATATCACATCTTTATCAATCCTCTCCATCCTGATATCTATATATCAAACGTTTCAACCGGAATTCAAACTGTTTTTATAGTTACATTCCTCATATCATCAGGTGCTTTACGGTATATGCCATTATTGTTAATAGTACCATTATCACTTTTTATTTTTATTATAGCAATAAAAACACAATTGACTACAAACGAGTGGACAACTCTTTCAAATCCCATTGCAACAGCTTTTTTCTTAAGCCTATTAGCATTCATAACCGAACAAAGGAATTTTAAGGATTTCATACTGAATAACAAACTTGAAGCAAATGAAGAAATGCTAAGCAGATACAAATTTACCATGGAAAAGGAATTAACCTTTGCATCACACTTACATCGTTTTATCATGCCACAAAACTCACCTACTCCTAAAATTTCTCTGTACTACAGACCATATTACAGTTTAGGTGGAGATTTTTATGATTTTATTTCTCTTGATAAAACAAAGAACAGGATTGGCATATTTTTAAGCGATGTTACAGGGCATGGCATTTCATCAGCATTTATCACCGCATTGCTGAAGCATTATCTTATAGTTGGGAAAAAATATTATTTTAAACCTGACAAATTACTGTACTACCTCAATGAATATCTCACTGACAACATTGGGGCAAATTTTGTCACAGCACTCTATTGCATAATTGACTTTGACAAAAGGGAATTACTCTACAGCAATGCTGCTCATTATCCACCAATAATTGTAAACAATGATGGCACAGTAAGTGAGCTTTCAAAAACAGGGAAACCATTCCCTATTGGAATTTTTAAAAAAAGGGATCTTATTAAAAAAGGAAGGAGTTATGCAGTTTCAACAAAAAAACTAAAAAAAGGCTCAAAAATTGTATTGTATACGGATGGCATTATTGAACTATACAATCCTATTACTAAAACAAATATTGACAGCAGTACATTGTTTGAAATATTAAAGAAACATCATAAACTCACTGGCAATGAATTGATATGTAAAATTGAAGAATTTTTAAACAGCCACATTACCAGTGAGTTCATTAATGATGATATTTGCATCATCGTAATAGAAATATGA
- the dapA gene encoding 4-hydroxy-tetrahydrodipicolinate synthase, protein MFEGVFTALVTPFKNGTIDYDSLEKIIEHQIAGGVDGVVPMGTTGESPTVSYEEHEEFIVRVVKIVNKRIKVIAGTGSNSTDEAIYLSKAAQDAGVDAVLLVNPYYNKPPQRGLIAHFEAVAQSISIPVVLYNIPGRTGINFLPESVAQLIKRAPNIVAMKEASGDINQMMNLIELCGDRITLLSGDDNLLLPVLGIGGKGIISVLSNLLPADVKAVVTLFNTGKFEEAKKKFYALLPLCRAMFYETNPIPIKAAMEMAGFCSSEVRLPLVPLSDDNRKKLKDALIAYGVKL, encoded by the coding sequence ATGTTTGAAGGTGTTTTTACAGCACTGGTAACGCCTTTTAAGAATGGCACAATTGATTACGATTCTCTGGAAAAGATTATTGAGCATCAGATTGCAGGGGGAGTTGATGGCGTTGTTCCCATGGGCACCACAGGAGAATCTCCCACGGTAAGCTATGAGGAGCATGAAGAGTTCATTGTGCGTGTGGTGAAAATAGTAAATAAAAGAATAAAAGTTATTGCTGGCACCGGTTCCAATTCAACCGATGAAGCAATCTATCTTTCAAAGGCTGCTCAGGATGCAGGGGTTGATGCAGTGTTACTTGTCAATCCGTACTATAACAAACCGCCGCAGCGAGGGCTTATCGCACATTTTGAAGCAGTGGCACAATCAATTTCTATTCCGGTGGTGTTATATAATATACCGGGAAGAACCGGAATAAACTTTTTGCCCGAAAGTGTTGCACAGCTTATAAAGCGTGCACCCAATATTGTTGCCATGAAGGAAGCATCAGGTGATATTAATCAAATGATGAACCTTATTGAATTGTGCGGTGATAGGATTACACTTCTTTCCGGTGATGATAATTTACTCTTACCTGTGTTGGGCATAGGCGGCAAGGGAATAATATCAGTTCTTTCTAATCTATTGCCAGCAGATGTGAAGGCTGTGGTGACACTATTTAACACTGGAAAATTTGAAGAAGCAAAAAAGAAGTTCTATGCATTATTGCCACTATGTCGTGCAATGTTTTATGAAACCAATCCAATCCCCATTAAAGCAGCTATGGAAATGGCTGGATTTTGTTCTTCAGAAGTGCGCCTGCCACTGGTTCCACTTTCTGATGATAATCGCAAAAAACTGAAAGATGCTTTGATTGCTTATGGAGTGAAGCTATGA
- a CDS encoding OB-fold domain-containing protein: MIGIVSYGGYIPLRRLSRMQVVQQMAWYNPLLYMLMAGERSVANWDEDAITMAVAASFDALHSVDTKSIDTVYAASTTFPFDDRQNAAVIAEALSLQDGVRTVDVTGSLKAGLTAIVAGLDAIESDSARKVLVAAGERRYTRAASTLELMYGDGAAALVLGRENVIAEFLGSCAYHEDFIDHYRGAEKRFDYPWEERFIRDEGFGRIIPKAIKAYCEKYHTDISEFATVLYPCPFAREHATIAKKIKSAGVHTNLHEGVGDTGTAHPLVMLAHALDSAKPGDKILVVGFGQGCEVVAFQVTDAIENIKRPKGVTLSMARKKDIPYAKYLKFRDLIDADISIRAEAMPNTSLSALWRHRKMIHGFTGYLCKACGTPQFPPYPVCVNPACNKSGQMENYSFADKPGTVLMYTGDMLAASVDPPAIYGLVEFDGGGRTLLDFTDCELDNLKVGLHVAMSFRIRRQDDTRGFTGYFWKAVPLME; encoded by the coding sequence ATGATTGGTATAGTATCATATGGTGGGTATATCCCCTTACGGCGATTATCCCGCATGCAAGTGGTGCAGCAGATGGCGTGGTACAATCCGCTGCTCTATATGCTCATGGCGGGAGAACGCTCTGTGGCAAACTGGGATGAGGATGCCATAACAATGGCTGTAGCAGCTTCGTTTGATGCACTGCATTCGGTTGATACAAAGAGTATAGATACGGTGTATGCTGCTTCAACTACATTCCCCTTTGATGACAGGCAGAATGCAGCAGTAATTGCTGAGGCATTGAGTTTGCAGGATGGTGTTAGAACTGTTGATGTGACAGGTTCACTGAAGGCAGGACTAACGGCAATTGTTGCAGGGCTAGATGCAATTGAGTCTGATTCTGCACGCAAGGTTTTAGTAGCTGCCGGTGAAAGGCGTTATACACGGGCTGCTTCCACGCTTGAGCTGATGTATGGAGATGGAGCAGCCGCACTAGTACTGGGGAGAGAAAATGTTATAGCTGAATTTTTAGGGTCATGTGCATATCATGAAGATTTTATTGATCATTACCGTGGTGCTGAAAAACGTTTTGACTATCCATGGGAAGAGCGGTTCATCCGTGATGAAGGGTTTGGCAGGATTATTCCCAAAGCAATAAAAGCCTACTGTGAAAAATACCACACTGATATATCAGAATTTGCTACTGTACTTTATCCCTGTCCCTTTGCACGAGAACATGCAACTATTGCAAAAAAGATTAAATCTGCTGGTGTGCATACTAATCTGCATGAAGGTGTAGGGGATACTGGTACAGCACACCCTCTGGTAATGCTTGCTCATGCCCTTGACAGCGCAAAGCCCGGTGATAAGATACTGGTGGTTGGATTTGGTCAGGGATGTGAAGTGGTTGCCTTTCAGGTAACCGATGCAATTGAAAACATTAAGCGTCCTAAAGGTGTGACTCTGAGTATGGCACGTAAAAAAGATATACCATATGCAAAGTATTTAAAATTCAGAGATTTGATAGATGCAGATATAAGCATACGCGCTGAAGCAATGCCAAATACTTCACTATCTGCACTGTGGCGACACAGGAAAATGATCCATGGTTTTACTGGATATCTGTGCAAAGCGTGTGGTACACCACAGTTCCCGCCATATCCTGTATGTGTTAATCCTGCATGTAACAAATCAGGACAAATGGAGAATTACAGTTTTGCCGACAAACCGGGGACCGTACTCATGTATACCGGTGATATGCTGGCAGCTTCTGTTGATCCGCCTGCCATCTATGGTCTTGTTGAATTTGATGGTGGGGGCAGGACGCTACTTGATTTTACTGATTGTGAGCTTGATAATCTGAAAGTGGGTTTGCACGTTGCTATGTCTTTTAGAATCAGGCGTCAGGATGATACACGGGGCTTTACAGGATATTTCTGGAAAGCTGTACCATTAATGGAGTAA
- a CDS encoding cytochrome c biogenesis protein CcdA, which yields MMELFTWLTNALQSTVWIAIAASFVWGVLSIVLSPCHLASIPLIIGYIDDQGIRATARAFVVSLLFSLGILITIALVGVVTALAGRMMGDVGIWGNVFVAIIFFIIGLHLLEIITVPFLQKSANPKVTQKGLWSAFMLGLVFGIALGPCTFAYMAPMLGVAFQVAATKILFAIALVTMYAIGHCSVIVIAGTSYEVVQRYLNWNERSKGAVIVKKACGLLVIGGGVYLIFSVL from the coding sequence ATGATGGAGCTTTTTACCTGGCTTACAAATGCACTTCAATCCACAGTGTGGATTGCAATTGCTGCTTCGTTTGTATGGGGAGTTTTATCAATAGTACTATCGCCCTGCCACCTGGCAAGCATTCCGCTTATCATTGGATATATTGATGATCAAGGAATCAGGGCAACAGCACGAGCATTTGTGGTGTCGCTTTTGTTTTCGTTGGGAATACTTATCACCATTGCGCTTGTTGGTGTGGTTACCGCTCTTGCGGGCAGGATGATGGGTGATGTTGGAATATGGGGCAATGTATTTGTGGCAATTATTTTTTTCATCATTGGGCTGCACTTACTTGAGATTATTACCGTACCATTTTTACAAAAAAGCGCAAATCCTAAAGTTACACAAAAAGGTTTGTGGTCTGCCTTTATGTTGGGACTTGTGTTTGGTATTGCACTAGGGCCCTGTACTTTTGCCTATATGGCACCAATGTTAGGAGTTGCGTTTCAGGTAGCGGCCACAAAGATTTTATTTGCGATAGCTCTGGTGACCATGTATGCAATTGGCCATTGCAGTGTAATAGTTATTGCAGGTACTTCGTATGAAGTGGTGCAGCGATACCTGAACTGGAATGAACGTTCAAAGGGTGCGGTGATTGTGAAAAAAGCATGTGGGCTCCTGGTTATTGGTGGCGGAGTATATTTGATTTTTAGCGTTTTATAA
- a CDS encoding radical SAM protein, translating into MRFEWMGRQERQYVGDGIGQVYIELSTACNLSCTTCVRHSIKEFKNTHFTRRLLNKLVGQLQELSHLNRIVLLGFGEALCNPDIQWHLRHLSTLNVPIVLVTNGLLINKHLAELFVLLPLEEVYISIDDPAGVRPVIRKGSDVHIPLQAITVLQETKISKTAQKPIIGVETVVTEYTVNSVVDIITMAKQAGAEHCIVSHVFPYTSAMSNAIVYSIDGKYDGLKQARKLLTHDTTGTVAESNASTLRRCPFIEKGTVFVNVKGYISPCPELAYTHQAYYFGNPRTHIQHRFGNIAKNSIASVWESAEFVSFRDKFRYFEFPDCTLCVEPDMCYHRTVEHKDCYWNTSPCGECLWAKGIVLCP; encoded by the coding sequence ATGCGCTTTGAATGGATGGGCAGGCAGGAAAGACAATATGTAGGTGATGGTATTGGTCAGGTATATATTGAACTTTCTACTGCCTGCAATTTATCGTGTACCACCTGTGTACGCCATTCTATTAAAGAATTTAAAAATACCCATTTTACCAGAAGGTTGCTTAACAAGCTGGTGGGTCAATTACAGGAACTATCGCACCTTAACCGTATTGTTTTATTAGGCTTTGGCGAAGCTCTTTGTAATCCCGACATACAGTGGCACCTACGACACCTGAGTACACTAAATGTGCCGATAGTACTTGTTACCAATGGGTTGCTTATTAATAAGCATTTAGCTGAATTATTTGTTTTGTTGCCTCTTGAAGAAGTCTATATATCTATAGATGATCCTGCAGGAGTTAGACCTGTTATCCGAAAAGGAAGTGATGTGCATATTCCATTGCAGGCAATAACCGTGCTTCAAGAAACAAAAATAAGCAAAACAGCACAAAAGCCGATAATTGGTGTAGAAACTGTTGTTACTGAGTATACTGTTAACAGTGTTGTTGATATAATTACGATGGCAAAACAGGCAGGGGCAGAACATTGTATTGTAAGTCACGTGTTTCCGTATACCAGTGCTATGAGTAATGCTATAGTGTATTCAATTGATGGGAAATATGATGGATTAAAACAGGCAAGAAAATTATTGACACATGATACCACAGGAACCGTGGCAGAAAGCAATGCGTCCACATTACGCAGGTGCCCCTTTATTGAAAAGGGGACGGTGTTTGTCAATGTTAAAGGATACATTTCTCCCTGTCCTGAGCTTGCCTATACACACCAGGCTTACTATTTTGGTAATCCGCGCACACACATACAGCATAGATTTGGGAATATAGCAAAAAATAGTATTGCTAGTGTATGGGAAAGTGCTGAATTTGTCAGTTTCAGGGATAAATTCAGGTATTTTGAATTTCCCGATTGCACCTTGTGTGTGGAACCTGATATGTGTTATCACCGCACTGTGGAACACAAGGATTGCTACTGGAATACTTCACCGTGTGGGGAATGCCTTTGGGCAAAAGGAATTGTACTTTGTCCATAA
- a CDS encoding SDR family oxidoreductase: MAIRFDGKVAVVTGAGSGLGRTYALEFAKRGAMVVVNDLGSSRDGSGANSSAAEAVVEEIKKSGGKAVANYDSVATVEGGENIIKTAMDAFGRVDIVVNNAGILRDKTFVKMTEDEWDIVLAVHLRGAFCVTAPAFKIMRQQNWGRIIFTASGAGLYGNFGQTNYASAKMALVGLMNALKLEGAKYNILVNTIAPVAASRMTEDVLPKEIFEKLKPEYVTPLVMYLCSDECKDTGMIFNCGGGWYSRTAIMCASGTIIQGKEITAEDIMAQWSKITDLSDAKPLNNIGDTFAYMAPLLK; the protein is encoded by the coding sequence ATGGCTATACGATTTGACGGTAAAGTGGCTGTTGTTACAGGAGCAGGTTCTGGTTTGGGGCGCACCTATGCGTTAGAGTTTGCAAAACGCGGTGCAATGGTGGTTGTCAATGACCTTGGCAGTTCACGAGATGGCTCGGGTGCAAACAGCAGTGCTGCCGAAGCTGTTGTGGAGGAAATCAAAAAAAGTGGCGGCAAGGCTGTGGCAAATTATGATTCGGTTGCTACTGTTGAAGGTGGTGAGAATATCATAAAAACTGCAATGGATGCATTTGGCCGGGTTGATATTGTTGTTAATAATGCAGGGATACTTCGTGACAAGACATTTGTTAAAATGACTGAGGATGAGTGGGATATAGTGCTGGCTGTGCATTTACGCGGTGCTTTCTGTGTGACAGCTCCCGCATTTAAAATCATGCGCCAGCAGAATTGGGGCAGGATTATCTTTACTGCTTCCGGGGCAGGTCTCTATGGCAACTTTGGACAAACCAACTATGCTTCAGCAAAGATGGCGCTTGTTGGCCTTATGAATGCACTAAAATTAGAAGGGGCAAAATATAACATTTTAGTTAACACGATAGCTCCGGTAGCAGCCTCGCGTATGACCGAGGATGTACTGCCAAAAGAAATCTTTGAAAAGCTGAAACCCGAATATGTTACACCACTGGTAATGTATTTATGTTCAGATGAATGTAAGGATACGGGAATGATATTTAACTGTGGTGGTGGATGGTATAGCCGAACTGCCATAATGTGTGCAAGTGGCACTATAATTCAGGGAAAAGAGATAACTGCTGAAGATATCATGGCTCAGTGGAGCAAGATTACCGATTTGAGTGATGCAAAACCATTAAATAACATTGGCGATACGTTTGCCTATATGGCACCCCTATTGAAATAG
- a CDS encoding arsenate reductase ArsC: MQKKISILFLCTGNSCRSQMAEGFANALRGDIIEAYSAGIEPKGLDPNAVIVMKEAGVDISHHTSKHVNDIKNKQFDYVITVCGHANENCPLFPGKTKVLHRGFEDPPQLSKEAKTPEEALQHYRRVRDQIKEFILELPGWLEKEQTEFFVQ, translated from the coding sequence ATGCAAAAAAAAATTTCCATTCTGTTTCTTTGTACTGGCAATTCCTGTAGAAGCCAGATGGCTGAAGGTTTTGCAAATGCATTACGCGGGGATATTATTGAAGCCTATTCTGCAGGCATTGAACCAAAAGGCCTTGACCCAAATGCTGTGATTGTTATGAAAGAAGCAGGTGTAGATATTTCACACCATACCTCAAAGCATGTGAATGATATAAAAAATAAGCAGTTTGATTACGTTATAACCGTATGTGGGCACGCCAACGAAAATTGCCCGCTTTTTCCTGGTAAAACAAAGGTATTGCATAGAGGTTTTGAAGATCCGCCACAGTTGTCAAAAGAAGCAAAGACACCTGAAGAAGCATTGCAACATTACAGGCGAGTACGTGACCAGATAAAAGAGTTTATTCTTGAGCTTCCAGGATGGCTTGAAAAGGAGCAGACTGAATTTTTTGTACAGTAG
- a CDS encoding acetyl-CoA acetyltransferase, whose amino-acid sequence MATGIKDKVAIIGMGCTKFGERWDADANALMVEAFNEAIADAGIDPKEIQAAWLATCFDEVNVGKSALSASIALRLPNIAVTRVENFCASGTEAFRAAVYAVASGAYDIVLALGCEKLKDIGYGGLPEFSQAIGILNSLWFPNITAPGCFAMLAGGYCAKYELKMEDVKRAMAHISVKSHANGALNPKAHLQRPVTEEQVLQSPMIAYPLGLFDCCGVSDGAACAIVCSVDVAKALKKKDFVTVKALQISVSNGEEMAFSNWDGAHVVNTEKAAMRAYQEAGIKNPREELSLLEVHDCFSITELVTMEDLHVSERGKAVNDVMDGFFDSTGKIPCQIDGGLKCFGHPIGASGLRMVYEIYLQLHGRADKRQLKDPKLGLTHNLGGFPMMNVVSVAIVGRYT is encoded by the coding sequence ATGGCCACGGGAATAAAAGATAAAGTTGCAATTATAGGAATGGGATGTACCAAATTTGGGGAACGCTGGGATGCAGATGCAAATGCGCTTATGGTGGAAGCATTTAATGAAGCGATAGCTGATGCAGGCATTGACCCCAAGGAAATACAGGCAGCCTGGCTTGCCACCTGTTTTGATGAAGTCAATGTTGGTAAAAGTGCATTGTCAGCTTCAATAGCACTGCGGCTGCCAAACATTGCGGTGACGCGAGTTGAAAATTTCTGTGCAAGCGGCACAGAGGCATTCAGAGCAGCAGTGTATGCTGTTGCATCCGGTGCCTATGATATAGTGCTGGCATTAGGCTGTGAAAAGCTTAAGGATATTGGCTATGGGGGCTTGCCCGAATTTAGCCAGGCAATTGGTATTTTAAACAGCCTATGGTTTCCCAATATCACAGCACCAGGTTGCTTTGCCATGCTTGCCGGTGGGTACTGTGCAAAGTATGAATTAAAAATGGAAGATGTAAAACGGGCAATGGCACATATATCGGTTAAAAGCCATGCAAACGGTGCGCTCAATCCAAAAGCGCATCTACAGCGTCCGGTAACAGAGGAACAGGTTTTACAATCGCCTATGATTGCCTATCCTTTAGGGCTTTTTGATTGCTGTGGTGTCAGTGACGGAGCAGCATGTGCCATAGTGTGTAGTGTTGATGTGGCAAAAGCTTTAAAGAAAAAGGATTTTGTTACGGTAAAGGCATTACAGATTTCAGTTTCCAATGGTGAGGAAATGGCATTTTCTAACTGGGATGGTGCACATGTAGTCAATACCGAAAAAGCAGCTATGCGAGCTTATCAGGAAGCTGGCATTAAAAATCCGCGAGAAGAGTTAAGTTTGTTAGAAGTACATGATTGCTTTTCCATAACTGAGCTTGTAACCATGGAGGATCTTCATGTATCTGAGCGGGGGAAGGCTGTGAACGATGTCATGGATGGTTTTTTTGATAGCACCGGTAAAATCCCCTGTCAGATTGATGGAGGTCTTAAATGCTTTGGGCATCCCATCGGAGCATCAGGGCTTAGAATGGTTTATGAAATCTATCTGCAGTTGCATGGAAGAGCTGACAAACGACAGTTAAAAGACCCAAAGTTGGGGTTAACTCATAACTTAGGGGGATTTCCCATGATGAATGTGGTGAGTGTGGCGATAGTAGGAAGATATACATAA
- the dapB gene encoding 4-hydroxy-tetrahydrodipicolinate reductase produces MRIAICGITGRMGKAILTVALEKGHTLSQALDAEKCPLLGQDAGSLISKKLDVTIESLNSAKLVADAVIDFSAPAATEVLLQKAVEHKIPVVIGTTGFSETQKEKIQLAAQSIPIVFSPNMSVGVNLLFKLTQMAASVLQDGYDVEIFEAHHRLKKDSPSGTAKKLIDIVMETRKDLHSAKLMHGREGIIGERTNNEIGVMVMRGGDIVGEHTVYFIANGERVELTHRATSRENFARGAVMAAEFVVHKKQGLYTMFDVLGF; encoded by the coding sequence ATGAGAATTGCTATATGTGGAATTACCGGCAGGATGGGGAAAGCCATTCTTACTGTTGCCCTTGAAAAAGGCCATACGCTATCACAGGCACTTGATGCAGAAAAATGTCCATTACTGGGTCAGGATGCGGGTAGCTTGATTTCAAAAAAACTAGATGTTACCATTGAATCATTAAACAGTGCAAAGCTTGTTGCTGATGCAGTGATAGATTTTTCTGCACCTGCTGCTACCGAGGTGTTGTTGCAAAAAGCAGTGGAACATAAAATTCCTGTGGTAATAGGTACCACCGGATTTTCAGAGACACAAAAAGAAAAGATACAGCTGGCAGCACAATCAATCCCCATTGTATTTTCCCCCAATATGTCGGTGGGTGTCAATTTATTATTTAAGCTTACACAGATGGCTGCGTCAGTGTTACAGGATGGCTATGATGTTGAAATATTTGAGGCGCATCACCGTTTAAAAAAAGATTCCCCTTCGGGTACTGCAAAAAAACTCATTGATATTGTAATGGAAACCAGAAAAGATTTACACAGTGCAAAGCTTATGCATGGAAGGGAAGGCATTATTGGAGAGCGTACAAATAATGAGATTGGAGTCATGGTAATGCGCGGTGGTGATATTGTAGGTGAACATACGGTATATTTTATTGCCAATGGTGAGCGTGTTGAGCTGACTCACCGTGCTACAAGCCGTGAAAATTTTGCACGTGGTGCAGTTATGGCTGCAGAATTTGTAGTGCACAAAAAACAGGGACTGTATACCATGTTTGATGTATTGGGATTTTAA
- a CDS encoding helix-turn-helix domain-containing protein, with protein sequence MSQNDVKNDTVSFEENPYSPEIKKPEDIVRLFYIHNVPILPVISKRGILFGILKKDDVIAELSDIARSMVKIDEFVQKLAKKMTMDELLPLVVNVKELIAIDLFGEVQGRMTRLDLFMAAEGHYEKKEKEKGKEGKETQPKDTVIEWLIYLVLEHIPRALYAVNSNGKTIFFNGHFEEMYINAFPESNDVDIAFTEKILMDSAINDIYTSYVYKRQFFYNKELKAYYERVPLKSENKTVGYLFMFERDIAKQDLLVPDIITDTDGIDELLSRAERSILVQALTQSGFDIAQTAKMLHISVADLKKRIKNYDVTVTKKEG encoded by the coding sequence ATGAGCCAGAATGATGTAAAAAACGATACTGTTTCATTTGAAGAAAATCCTTATTCACCTGAGATAAAAAAACCAGAAGATATTGTCAGGCTTTTCTATATTCACAATGTCCCAATTTTGCCAGTTATATCAAAACGTGGAATATTATTTGGAATATTAAAGAAAGATGATGTTATTGCTGAACTCAGTGATATTGCCCGCAGTATGGTTAAAATTGATGAATTTGTCCAGAAGCTTGCAAAAAAGATGACTATGGATGAGCTCTTGCCGCTGGTGGTAAATGTTAAGGAACTCATTGCTATTGACCTGTTTGGCGAGGTTCAGGGTCGCATGACACGCCTGGATTTATTTATGGCAGCTGAGGGACACTATGAAAAAAAGGAAAAAGAAAAAGGGAAAGAAGGAAAAGAAACTCAACCAAAAGATACCGTTATTGAATGGCTTATCTATCTGGTTCTGGAACATATACCAAGAGCACTTTATGCGGTTAATAGTAATGGGAAAACAATATTTTTCAACGGCCATTTTGAAGAAATGTATATTAATGCTTTCCCGGAATCAAACGATGTTGATATAGCATTTACTGAAAAAATACTAATGGATTCAGCTATCAATGATATATATACTTCGTATGTCTATAAGCGGCAGTTTTTTTATAATAAAGAGTTGAAAGCATATTATGAACGAGTGCCATTAAAAAGCGAAAACAAAACAGTAGGATACCTTTTCATGTTTGAAAGGGATATCGCAAAACAAGATTTGCTTGTCCCGGATATCATTACGGACACTGATGGTATTGACGAACTTCTTTCGCGTGCTGAGCGTTCTATTCTGGTACAGGCGTTAACACAATCTGGCTTTGATATAGCACAAACCGCAAAGATGCTCCATATTAGCGTTGCTGATTTGAAAAAAAGAATAAAGAATTATGATGTCACCGTTACCAAGAAAGAAGGTTAA